From Rutidosis leptorrhynchoides isolate AG116_Rl617_1_P2 chromosome 3, CSIRO_AGI_Rlap_v1, whole genome shotgun sequence, a single genomic window includes:
- the LOC139898655 gene encoding protein trichome birefringence-like, translated as MLTRLHYHLLSLSKNTLQKNCTLCFTLMAESTKYMPVVNPSSTTVVSDIKFTKKLFSFRTSKKTRTFAYVFISIFVAFTVFLAFNPSPNPSSPWFSNIFSSSTFSTTVKANSTTSTSVDSVRSHFSSIYSYFFANNSSQPITYYSLNSTNFSGSNHAPPTVDNDRNITHSEGVKSNQSRISHSSSQILSNLTSEIRSNQSVVTVKNGTDDGVKSENLLKSNNVTDNGAKSGQKSDSGNGAKSDNSVKSNGTEGAVKLSPKSVNKGDNDDEVKQLVNCDLFDGDWVRDETYPLYKPGSCSLIDEQFNCFRNGRPDKGFQMLKWKPNSCTLPRLDGNKMLQLLRGKRLVFVGDSLNRNMWESLICILRNSVKDQTRVYEASGRHHFRTEPSYSFVFKDYDCTVEFFVAPFIVRESETQDKNGVKKETLRLDLVGASADQYKNADIVVFNTGHWWTHDKTAKGKDYYQEGSHVYGELNVLEAFRKAMTTWGRWVDANIKPSKTMVFFRGYSASHFRGGQWNSGGQCDNEVNPIKNTSYLSPYPDKMKVLERVLKGMKTRVSYLNITRLTDFRKDGHPSIYRKQHYSEQERRSPLHFQDCSHWCLPGVPDSWNEILYAKLLSKQYQSQQQKN; from the exons ATGCTCACGAGACTCCATTATCatcttctttctctctctaaaaacacACTGCAAAAAAACTGCACACTTTGTTTTACTTTAATGGCGGAATCGACAAAGTATATGCCAGTTGTGAATCCATCATCAACAACAGTAGTTTCAGATATCAAATTCACAAAGAAGTTATTCTCATTCAGAACCAGTAAAAAAACTAGAACATTTGCTTACGTATTCATCTCTATTTTTGTTGCTTTTACAGTTTTCTTAGCTTTTAATCCTTCACCTAATCCTTCTTCCCCATGGTTCTCCAATATATTCTCTTCTTCTACTTTCAGTACAACTGTTAAAGCCAATAGTACAACTTCCACTTCTGTTGATTCAGTTAGATCTCATTTTTCTTCCATTTATTCTTACTTTTTTGCCAATAATTCTTCACAACCGATTACGTATTACAGTTTGAATAGTACTAATTTTTCTGGATCTAATCATGCACCACCGACAGTTGATAATGATAGGAATATTACACATAGTGAAGGTGTGAAGTCAAATCAGTCAAGGATTAGTCATTCTAGTTCTCAAATTCTTTCGAATTTGACTAGTGAAATTAGGTCAAATCAGTCGGTAGTTACTGTAAAAAACGGTACGGACGATGGAGTGAAATCGGAGAATTTGTTGAAAAGTAATAATGTTACTGATAATGGAGCGAAATCGGGTCAGAAATCGGATTCTGGAAACGGAGCAAAATCGGATAATTCAGTGAAGAGTAATGGTACTGAAGGCGCAGTGAAATTGAGTCCAAAATCGGTGAATAAAGGGGATAATGATGATGAGGTGAAGCAATTGGTGAATTGTGATTTGTTTGATGGAGATTGGGTGAGAGATGAAACGTATCCATTGTATAAACCTGGATCATGTTCATTAATTGATGAACAATTTAATTGTTTTAGGAATGGTAGACCTGATAAAGGATTTCAGATGCTTAAATGGAAACCTAATTCCTGCACTTTaccaag GTTGGATGGAAACAAGATGTTGCAGTTGTTGAGGGGTAAACGGTTGGTTTTTGTAGGCGATTCGTTGAATAGAAATATGTGGGAATCGTTGATTTGTATTTTAAGAAACTCAGTAAAAGATCAAACGAGAGTTTATGAAGCGTCAGGCAGGCATCATTTTAGAACGGAACCTTCGTATTCGTTTGTATTCAAG GATTATGATTGTACAGTCGAGTTCTTTGTGGCTCCATTTATAGTTCGAGAATCTGAAACGCAAGACAAAAATGGTGTAAAGAAAGAGACTCTGCGGCTTGATTTGGTTGGTGCCTCGGCTGACCAATACAAAAATGCTGACATTGTTGTGTTCAACACGGGTCATTGGTGGACTCATGATAAAACTGCCAAAGG GAAAGATTATTATCAAGAAGGTAGCCATGTTTACGGTGAGCTTAACGTTTTAGAGGCGTTCCGTAAAGCAATGACTACATGGGGAAGATGGGTTGATGCCAATATAAAACCTAGCAAAACTATGGTCTTTTTCCGTGGTTACTCTGCTTCTCATTTCAG AGGAGGGCAGTGGAATTCAGGAGGGCAATGTGACAATGAAGTTAACCCGATAAAGAACACATCATACTTATCGCCATATCCCGACAAGATGAAAGTATTGGAGAGGGTTCTAAAAGGGATGAAAACGCGCGTATCATATCTAAATATCACAAGACTGACAGATTTTCGAAAAGACGGGCACCCTTCAATTTACAGAAAGCAGCACTACTCAGAGCAAGAAAGAAGATCACCATTGCACTTTCAAGATTGCAGCCATTGGTGTCTTCCTGGTGTACCTGATTCTTGGAATGAAATATTGTATGCTAAGCTTTTATCCAAACAATACCAAAGTCAACAGCAAAAGAACTAA